The Kineosporia corallincola genome segment TCGACGAAACCCCGCTCGCGATGCGGACGGACGACGGCGGTGCGCTGGTGATCGGCCAGCTCCGCCAGACCTACACCGTCAAGGTGAAGCCGGACTCCGGCAAGGTCAAGGTCAAGGACGCCGACCTGGCCGCGCTCGCCGGAGGCAAGGACGAGTTGCAGTTCGGCAAATCCTTCACGAGGTCCGCCGTGGAGGTTGTGGTGCTGCACGTACCGGCCAAGGATTCGAAGGAACGGATCCGCGTCGTCGCCGCCCAGAAGGGCGACGTCGAGGCCGAGGTGAAGTAGTGACGCAGATGTCGGGGCACGGAGAAAGGAACCCTCGATGACGAACCAGCCGGGTATGCGAGCAGGCGCAGGACGCCCCTCGCTCAACCTGCGCGGTGCGGTTGATCTGGGAGCGCTGGCCGCCAGGCCGGCGCCCAGCAGCGCCAACAGCGGTGGCGCGTCAGGTGGCCCGGCCAGCCCGGGCGCCTTCGTCATCGACACGACCGACGCGTCGTTCTCGACCGAGGTCATCCAGCTGTCGCAGACCGTTCCGGTCGTGCTGGACTTCTGGGCCGAGTGGTGCGGGCCGTGCAAGCAGCTGTCGCCGCTGCTGGAGAGCCTGACCGCGGAGTACGCGGGCCGGCTGCTGCTGGCCAAGGTCGACGTCGACGCCAATCCGCAGCTGGCGCAGGCCTTCCAGGTGCAGTCCATCCCGAGCGTGTTCGCGGTGGTCAAGGGCCAGCCGATCCCTCTGTTCCAGGGTGCGCAGCCGGAGCAGCAGGTGCGGGCGGTGTTCGAGGAACTGATGCGGGTGGCCGAGGCCAACGGGGTCAGCGGCCAGCTGTCCGGTGGCGACGCGGAGGCCGACGGCGAGGCGGAGGAGCCGGAGGAGGAACCGCTTCCCCCGCTGCACCAGGCCGCCTACGACGCGATCGAGCGGGACGACCTGGACGCCGCGATCGCGGCGTACCAGCAGGCCCTGCGGGAGAGCCCGGCCGACGACCTGGCCAAGGTGGGCCTGGCCCAGGTGCAGCTGATGAAGCGCACCAACGGGGTCGACCCGAACCAGGCCCGGCAGACCGCGGCGCAGAACCCGGCCGACCCGGACGCGCAGATCGTGGTGGCCGACCTGGACGTGCTCGGTGGTCACATCGAAGACGCGTTCGCCCGGCTGATCGACACCGTGCGGGTCACCGCCGGCGACGACCGGGACAAGGTCCGCGCCCACCTGGTCGAGCTGTTCGAGGTGGTCGGCAAGGAGGACCCGCGCGTGCCGAAGGCCCGCATCGCTCTGGCCAACGCGCTGTTCTGAGGCCGTAGAGGCAACCAATGGTGGACGACGCCGGGCCGCGACAGCCCGGCGTCGTCCATCATTTTTCGTGCGAGCCCCGCCCTGGGAAGGGCTACCGAGCGCCCCTCCGTTCTGCGGATTCTGGCCCGAGTCGGGCCGGGAGACCTGACCACGCCCGCCGGACAGGGTTGAATGGCACCATGCCGTAACTCGCTGTGGATATTTCATGACAGTGAGTTGTCGTCATCGTTGTCGTGCCGGGCCCAGGGGGAACCTATGTCGCGCATCTTCATCGTGGGTTCCGGAACCGTGGGCGCCGCCACCGGCCGGGCCCTGGGGCACGCCGGTCACCGCGTCACCTTCGTCGACATCGACCCGCGCCGGGTGGCGGTGCTGGTGAACGAGGGCCTCGACGCCCGGCGAGAGCTCGATCTGGCCGGTGAGCCGGAGGCATTCATCTTTCTCTGCACGCCGACCCGGCTCGTCGAGGGCCGGCACCACCTGGCCGACGTGGCCGCCGGGGCCGAGCTGATCGGACGCGCCCTGGCCCGCGCCGACTGCCCGCACATCGTGGTGGTCCGT includes the following:
- a CDS encoding tetratricopeptide repeat protein, giving the protein MTNQPGMRAGAGRPSLNLRGAVDLGALAARPAPSSANSGGASGGPASPGAFVIDTTDASFSTEVIQLSQTVPVVLDFWAEWCGPCKQLSPLLESLTAEYAGRLLLAKVDVDANPQLAQAFQVQSIPSVFAVVKGQPIPLFQGAQPEQQVRAVFEELMRVAEANGVSGQLSGGDAEADGEAEEPEEEPLPPLHQAAYDAIERDDLDAAIAAYQQALRESPADDLAKVGLAQVQLMKRTNGVDPNQARQTAAQNPADPDAQIVVADLDVLGGHIEDAFARLIDTVRVTAGDDRDKVRAHLVELFEVVGKEDPRVPKARIALANALF